A portion of the Lolium rigidum isolate FL_2022 chromosome 1, APGP_CSIRO_Lrig_0.1, whole genome shotgun sequence genome contains these proteins:
- the LOC124695327 gene encoding BTB/POZ and MATH domain-containing protein 1-like — translation MEHACINFTAVARSVRLLKVDGFSLTESMGNDDCVKSRWSFDGYEWEIRIYPAVNCSVAVQVAFLSRARKGSVRTAIGFRLVDPRGIIKPSSELCVPWVFSNPQECSPKKVIAGRPELGASAFIRGDSFTMQCTITVLKELPDIAPDTVEEVPVPSSNLHRHLAELLQSETGADVTFLVSGQSFAAHKNILAARSPVFMAQFFGDMKEKCSQCVEIKDMDPVVFRALLHFIYTDAVAELDEKDEAATVIAQHLLAAADRYGLDRLKLICEGKLSRGIDVDTVATTLALAEQHNCPQLKAKCVGFIVTSPAVLDAVLATDGYKHLEACCPSVLADLLKSSLRMGGRSDA, via the coding sequence ATGGAGCATGCCTGCATAAACTTCACCGCCGTCGCGCGCTCGGTGCGGCTTCTCAAGGTCGACGGCTTCAGCCTGACCGAGAGCATGGGCAACGACGATTGCGTCAAATCAAGATGGAGTTTTGATGGGTATGAGTGGGAAATCCGCATCTACCCCGCAGTGAACTGCTCCGTAGCAGTGCAGGTTGCCTTTCTCAGCAGAGCCCGCAAAGGCAGTGTGAGGACGGCAATAGGCTTCCGGCTGGTCGATCCAAGAGGGATCATCAAGCCATCCAGTGAACTTTGCGTGCCTTGGGTGTTCAGTAATCCCCAAGAATGCTCACCGAAAAAGGTAATCGCGGGAAGGCCTGAGCTGGGAGCATCGGCTTTTATCAGGGGTGATTCTTTCACAATGCAGTGCACCATTACCGTTCTCAAGGAACTGCCTGATATAGCACCGGATACGGTCGAAGAAGTGCCGGTGCCGTCCTCAAACCTGCACCGGCACCTCGCTGAACTCCTGCAGAGCGAGACAGGCGCGGACGTCACCTTTCTCGTGTCCGGCCAGTCCTTCGCCGCGCATAAAAACATACTGGCCGCGAGATCTCCGGTTTTCATGGCCCAGTTCTTTGGAGACATGAAGGAGAAGTGCTCGCAGTGTGTGGAGATCAAGGACATGGACCCTGTGGTGTTCAGGGCGCTGCTTCACTTTATCTACACCGATGCCGTGGCGGAACTCGATGAGAAGGATGAGGCGGCGACGGTGATAGCACAGCACCTACTTGCAGCTGCTGATAGGTATGGACTGGACAGGCTCAAGCTGATCTGCGAAGGCAAGCTCTCCCGTGGCATCGATGTTGACACGGTAGCAACAACTCTGGCTTTAGCCGAGCAGCACAATTGTCCACAGCTCAAGGCCAAGTGTGTCGGGTTCATCGTTACAAGTCCCGCAGTTCTTGATGCGGTGCTGGCGACGGATGGGTACAAGCACCTGGAGGCATGCTGCCCGTCGGTGCTGGCTGACCTTCTCAAGTCAAGTCTGCGCATGGGAGGAAGAAGTGATGCATAA
- the LOC124695298 gene encoding BTB/POZ and MATH domain-containing protein 2-like gives METASKNITNVVRLEKLLKIDGYCATKTMGHGDCVRSSVSIGGYDWEICIYPAMLPRAPDGTPWVAVKLAFLSETCPSILRANLACRLVDPRGELRPSDAKSVSCIFNRSWIRRCLEMCSPFVNEDCSLPVRLMSRGDLAKSSFLRLDSFTVQCIITVLKEDLPAPAARVLAKDVRVSSPSLQQHLAELLHSGLGADVTFLVSGKTFAAHKHILAARSPVLMAEFFGHMKETSSPRVEIKDIDAVVFKPLLYFIYTDSVEEFDRLESDRQYEALAILAQHLLAAADKYGLDRLKEICEGKLSDGITVDTAATTLALAEQHNCPQLKVKCVEFIVSTPEILNAVLATDGYKHLEASCPTVLPDLLKSARGRKS, from the coding sequence ATGGAAACTGCCAGCAAGAACATCACCAATGTTGTGCGCTTGGAGAAGCTGCTCAAGATCGACGGCTACTGCGCCACCAAAACCATGGGCCACGGGGATTGCGTCAGGTCCAGTGTCAGCATTGGTGGGTATGATTGGGAGATCTGTATCTACCCTGCCATGTTACCGCGTGCACCCGATGGCACTCCGTGGGTAGCAGTGAAGCTTGCGTTCCTGAGTGAGACCTGCCCGTCCATCCTGAGGGCGAATCTGGCCTGCCGCTTGGTTGATCCGAGAGGCGAGCTTCGACCGTCCGATGCAAAGAGCGTCTCATGTATATTCAACCGTTCCTGGATACGCCGCTGTCTCGAGATGTGCTCGCCTTTCGTCAATGAAGATTGCTCACTTCCGGTTCGTCTTATGTCGAGAGGCGACCTAGCAAAATCTAGTTTCCTCAGGCTTGATTCTTTTACCGTGCAATGCATCATTACGGTGCTCAAGGAGGATTTACCAGCACCAGCAGCAAGGGTCCTGGCTAAAGATGTGCGGGTGTCATCACCTAGCTTAcagcagcaccttgctgaactcctGCATAGTGGGCTGGGAGCGGATGTCACATTTCTTGTGTCTGGCAAGACTTTCGCTGCGCACAAGCACATTCTCGCTGCAAGGTCTCCTGTACTCATGGCAGAGTTCTTTGGGCACATGAAAGAGACGAGCTCTCCACGTGTTGAAATCAAGGACATTGATGCTGTGGTGTTCAAGCCGTTGCTTTATTTCATCTATACTGACTCTGTGGAGGAATTTGATCGGCTGGAATCTGACCGGCAGTATGAGGCGTTGGCAATTTTGGCTCAGCATTTGCTTGCAGCGGCTGACAAGTATGGACTGGACAGGCTCAAGGAGATCTGTGAAGGCAAGCTCTCTGACGGCATCACTGTCGACACGGCAGCGACAACCCTGGCTTTAGCTGAACAGCACAATTGCCCTCAGCTCAAGGTGAAGTGTGTTGAGTTCATCGTTAGCACTCCTGAAATTCTTAATGCTGTCTTGGCAACCGATGGATATAAGCATTTGGAGGCAAGCTGTCCTACTGTGTTGCCTGATCTTCTCAAGTCTGCACGTGGGCGGAAGAGTTGA